The following proteins come from a genomic window of Oricola thermophila:
- the trpA gene encoding tryptophan synthase subunit alpha, with the protein MTARMDARFAKLREENRPALVTFVMSGDPDFETSLAILKRLPAAGADVVELGMPFSDPMADGPAIQAAGLRALKAGQTLEKTLDMVRAFREEDTDTPIVLMGYYNPIYVYGVDRFLADAKAAGVDGLIIVDLPPEMDEELCLPALAADINFIRLATPTTDDKRLPKVLANTSGFVYYVSMTGITGGAIASTSAVADAVNRIKRHTDLPVCVGFGVKTAEQARTIGRDADGVVVGTAIVQAVANTLDNENRATGDTVEAVATLVGGLAAGVRGARLEAAK; encoded by the coding sequence ATGACTGCACGCATGGATGCCCGTTTCGCCAAGCTGAGGGAGGAAAACCGGCCGGCGCTGGTGACCTTCGTGATGAGCGGCGATCCCGACTTCGAGACCTCGCTCGCCATCCTGAAACGGCTGCCCGCGGCAGGCGCCGACGTGGTCGAGCTCGGCATGCCGTTCTCCGACCCGATGGCCGACGGCCCGGCGATCCAGGCGGCGGGACTGCGGGCGCTGAAAGCCGGCCAGACACTGGAAAAGACGCTCGACATGGTACGGGCCTTCCGCGAGGAGGACACCGACACCCCGATCGTCCTGATGGGCTACTACAATCCGATATACGTCTACGGCGTCGACCGGTTTCTCGCCGACGCAAAGGCCGCGGGCGTTGACGGGCTGATCATCGTCGACCTGCCGCCGGAGATGGACGAGGAGCTGTGCCTGCCGGCACTCGCAGCCGACATTAACTTCATCCGCCTGGCGACGCCCACGACCGACGACAAGCGGCTTCCCAAGGTGCTCGCGAATACGTCGGGCTTCGTCTACTACGTGTCGATGACCGGGATCACCGGCGGCGCCATCGCGTCGACCTCCGCAGTGGCGGATGCAGTCAACCGCATCAAGCGGCACACCGACCTGCCGGTCTGCGTCGGCTTCGGCGTCAAGACCGCCGAACAGGCCAGGACGATCGGCCGCGATGCCGACGGCGTCGTCGTCGGAACGGCGATCGTGCAGGCGGTCGCCAACACGCTCGACAACGAAAACAGGGCGACGGGCGACACGGTGGAAGCCGTGGCGACGCTGGTCGGCGGACTTGCCGCCGGCGTGCGCGGCGCACGCCTTGAAGCCGCCAAATAG
- the accD gene encoding acetyl-CoA carboxylase, carboxyltransferase subunit beta, whose amino-acid sequence MNWITNYVRPRLNSMLGRREMPENLWIKCPETGEMVFHRDLEENQWVIPSSGYHMKISAKERLRHFMDSGVYELIPNPEVPVDPLKFRDQKKYTDRLRENKNKTGLDDSIVNALGTIEGLPIVACLHDFNFMGGSLGIAAGEAIIKGFETAIEKKRPMVLFAASGGARMQEGILSLMQLPRTTVAVEMLKEAGLPYIVVLTNPTTGGVSASYAMLGDIHIAEPGAVIGFAGARVIEQTIREKLPEGFQRSEYLLEHGMVDMVVPRQELKPTIARLLRMLLKQPAATPKLAPPKEEPQPAKAENTEEKAEPAAAEEAADADQKKSESA is encoded by the coding sequence ATGAACTGGATCACCAACTATGTCCGCCCGCGGCTGAACTCGATGCTCGGGCGCCGCGAAATGCCGGAAAACCTCTGGATCAAGTGTCCGGAGACCGGCGAGATGGTGTTTCACCGGGATCTCGAGGAAAACCAGTGGGTGATCCCGTCCTCGGGCTACCACATGAAGATCTCCGCCAAGGAGCGGCTGCGCCACTTCATGGACAGCGGCGTCTACGAGCTCATTCCCAACCCGGAAGTCCCCGTCGACCCGCTCAAGTTCCGCGACCAGAAGAAGTACACGGACCGGTTGCGCGAGAACAAGAACAAGACCGGGCTGGACGATTCCATCGTCAACGCGCTGGGCACGATCGAGGGCCTGCCGATCGTCGCCTGCCTGCACGATTTCAACTTCATGGGCGGCTCGCTCGGCATCGCCGCCGGCGAGGCGATCATCAAGGGTTTCGAGACGGCGATCGAGAAGAAGCGGCCGATGGTTCTGTTCGCCGCCTCCGGCGGCGCGCGCATGCAGGAAGGAATCCTGTCGCTGATGCAGCTGCCGCGGACCACCGTGGCCGTGGAAATGCTCAAGGAAGCAGGCCTTCCCTACATCGTCGTGCTGACCAATCCGACGACCGGCGGCGTGTCCGCGTCATACGCCATGCTGGGTGACATCCACATCGCGGAGCCCGGCGCGGTGATCGGCTTCGCCGGTGCGCGGGTGATCGAGCAGACAATCCGCGAGAAGCTGCCCGAGGGCTTCCAGCGCTCGGAATACCTGCTCGAACACGGCATGGTGGACATGGTTGTGCCGCGCCAGGAGTTGAAGCCGACGATCGCGCGGCTGCTGCGCATGCTGCTGAAACAGCCGGCCGCCACGCCCAAGCTGGCGCCGCCGAAGGAAGAGCCCCAACCCGCGAAGGCGGAGAACACGGAAGAGAAAGCCGAACCCGCGGCGGCCGAGGAAGCGGCGGACGCGGACCAGAAGAAATCCGAGAGCGCCTGA
- a CDS encoding bifunctional folylpolyglutamate synthase/dihydrofolate synthase produces the protein MQLHPKGFDLSLDRISGLLEKLGNPQDRMPPVIHVAGTNGKGSCAAYCRALLEAAGKSVHVHTSPHLVRWHERFRIGRKGEAGRLVEDEALADALRRVAAANDGAQITVFEILTAVMFVLFSEHPADAAIVEVGLGGRFDATNVITSPAASVIMPIGLDHQAYLGDRIELIAAEKAGIMKPGAPVVIGYQDSDLVRETLLETAERLDCPVSVYGQDFYAYEEHGRMVFQSVAGLMDLPLPGLHGRHQLANAATALAAVSAAGYEISQDEAERAMQTVTWPARMQRLPAGPFSALLPDGSELWLDGGHNPHAAAMIAETLAGMQDRAERPLFLIAGMINTKDATGYFHAFEGMVRHVFTVPVTDSDAGVDPEELAADAVAAGLSAQPMKSVEEVLRLLGEGWNRMEPPPRVLIGGSLYLAGEVLRENGTFPE, from the coding sequence ATGCAACTGCATCCGAAAGGTTTCGACCTTTCGCTGGACCGCATTTCCGGGCTGCTGGAGAAACTCGGCAATCCGCAGGACCGCATGCCGCCGGTGATCCATGTCGCCGGCACCAACGGCAAGGGATCCTGCGCCGCCTATTGCCGCGCGCTGCTGGAAGCGGCGGGCAAGTCGGTCCACGTGCACACGTCGCCGCACCTCGTGCGCTGGCACGAGCGATTCCGCATCGGGCGGAAAGGCGAGGCCGGCCGCCTCGTCGAGGACGAGGCGCTGGCCGACGCCCTTCGCCGGGTGGCCGCTGCCAATGACGGCGCGCAGATCACGGTGTTCGAGATCCTTACCGCGGTGATGTTCGTGCTGTTCTCGGAACATCCCGCCGATGCGGCGATCGTCGAGGTCGGTCTCGGCGGCCGTTTCGACGCCACCAACGTGATCACCAGCCCCGCGGCCAGCGTCATCATGCCGATCGGACTGGATCACCAGGCCTATCTGGGCGACCGGATCGAGCTGATCGCGGCGGAAAAGGCCGGTATCATGAAACCGGGTGCGCCGGTGGTGATCGGCTACCAGGACAGCGACCTGGTGCGCGAAACTTTGCTCGAGACCGCGGAGCGGCTCGATTGCCCCGTTTCCGTATACGGCCAGGATTTCTATGCCTACGAGGAACACGGACGCATGGTGTTCCAGAGCGTGGCGGGACTGATGGACCTGCCTCTGCCCGGACTGCACGGTCGACACCAGCTGGCCAACGCGGCCACGGCGTTGGCGGCGGTCTCCGCCGCCGGCTACGAAATTTCCCAGGACGAGGCCGAAAGGGCAATGCAGACCGTGACCTGGCCGGCGCGCATGCAACGGCTGCCCGCCGGGCCGTTTTCGGCATTGCTGCCGGACGGCTCCGAACTGTGGCTCGACGGCGGGCACAATCCCCACGCGGCGGCAATGATCGCCGAGACGCTGGCCGGCATGCAGGATCGCGCGGAACGTCCGCTCTTCCTGATCGCCGGCATGATCAACACCAAGGACGCCACCGGCTATTTCCACGCCTTCGAGGGCATGGTGCGGCACGTCTTCACCGTGCCTGTAACCGACAGCGACGCCGGCGTCGATCCGGAAGAACTCGCAGCCGACGCGGTAGCCGCAGGGCTGTCCGCGCAGCCGATGAAGAGCGTGGAGGAAGTGCTTCGTCTGCTCGGCGAGGGCTGGAACCGGATGGAACCGCCGCCGCGGGTGCTGATCGGCGGATCGCTCTATCTCGCCGGCGAGGTGCTGCGCGAGAACGGAACCTTTCCGGAATGA
- the trxA gene encoding thioredoxin: protein MATVKIDSSNFQSDVLGASEPVVVDFWAEWCGPCKMISPALEEISEEMDGKVKIAKVNVDENQDLAVQYGVRSIPMLLMFKNGEIADQMVGAAPKARLMDWIKSATG from the coding sequence ATGGCGACCGTCAAGATCGACAGCAGCAACTTCCAGAGCGACGTGCTCGGCGCTTCGGAGCCCGTGGTCGTGGATTTCTGGGCCGAATGGTGCGGACCGTGCAAGATGATTTCCCCGGCGCTGGAGGAGATCTCCGAAGAGATGGACGGCAAGGTCAAGATCGCCAAGGTCAATGTCGACGAGAATCAGGACCTGGCCGTGCAGTACGGTGTCCGCTCGATTCCGATGCTGCTCATGTTCAAGAACGGCGAGATCGCGGACCAGATGGTCGGCGCGGCGCCCAAGGCCCGCCTGATGGACTGGATCAAGAGCGCCACCGGCTGA
- the addA gene encoding double-strand break repair helicase AddA yields the protein MSERRQIQPDTDTLSRQAVAASPERSVWVSANAGSGKTYVLATRVIRLLLAGTDPSRILCLTYTKTAAAEMKDRVFKRLGAWVTMPEADLREELEKLEGRTPDSGRLAFARCLFARALETPGGLKIQTIHAFCDALLHRFPLEANVPGHFEQLDDDMIAALIGEARTEMLSGIDAGRIADVAEAFRTVIELTGENGLDALLDEAVQNRSKLVAFLRHLNPARDRRAFYRTVFGFAEGDSRDTIVARALKILRANAPVMREVLDAAAGVSAKTGRAFAEGFLAALDADDAFAAFEELFYTKAGAPRSTGTLMKDKAVQQVAGFEAAHASAFEAMQEARDRIALLAQIDNTLAALTIVDRLLSGYESLKRRRGYLDFDDLIERTANLLARPDVGEWVRYKLDQGIDHILVDEAQDTSPRQWQVIRALSDEFFAGEGARQARRTLFAVGDEKQSIYSFQGADPVSFGETGEAVRRKARAVFGEEGFRDVPLETSFRSTQDVLSAVDKVFEFEANRAGVALSSGPIRHVSLRKDQPGRVEIWPLVKAERQEEPEDWTAPVDAPRPPAVIVAERIADTVSRWIREGDIIEGLGRPVTAGDILVLVRSRDSFIVTLSRALKDRGVQVAGADRLKMTDHIAVLDLLALARFVLQPADDLSLAALLRSPLFDLSEEALFAIAHDRGSMTLFESLEVAAATDDALAGIHATLSRWRERAAALPVFEFYASILSGEGGREKLIGRLGPETPDMLDEFMRYALAQERAGLPALQNFVSVLEAASPVIKREMDPSQNQVRIMTVHGAKGLEAPVVFLVDRGSAPHNSRHADGFLEIPVEDGEPVILWNAVSKLKSPVSEAARAEIARKAEEEYRRLLYVGMTRAADRLIVAGYAGVNGGGDNTWHAVVERALAPESVPVAYPDFEALRFQVTTAPPLSVEERKTESAQTVPLPSWFRSRVPSEPPLPRPLAPSGASGIAVERERDTAETAGAPSLLAGAADDSPSLAVRRGIVLHRLLQMLPSVPTGERRRKAAEYCHRFDHRWDAEDIADIVGQAFAILEDPAHAPLFGDNTAAEVPVMGTLTIGGEERAVSGVIDRIAVTDDRVLLVDYKTNAHPPSGPRQVPDVYLRQMALYRALVAPLYPDRPVDAYLLYTAGPRMIALPGELLDAALDSLAPS from the coding sequence ATGAGTGAACGGCGCCAGATACAGCCCGACACCGACACGCTTTCGCGCCAGGCCGTCGCGGCGAGCCCGGAGCGCTCGGTCTGGGTGTCCGCCAATGCCGGCTCCGGCAAGACCTATGTGCTCGCAACCCGCGTCATCCGCCTTCTGCTGGCCGGCACGGACCCTTCGCGCATTCTTTGCCTGACCTACACCAAGACCGCTGCGGCGGAAATGAAGGATCGCGTGTTCAAGCGACTCGGCGCCTGGGTGACCATGCCGGAAGCCGACCTGCGGGAGGAACTGGAAAAGCTCGAGGGCAGGACGCCGGACTCCGGCAGGCTCGCCTTCGCCCGCTGCCTTTTCGCCCGCGCGCTGGAAACGCCGGGCGGACTGAAGATCCAGACCATCCACGCCTTCTGCGACGCGCTTCTGCATCGCTTTCCGCTGGAGGCCAACGTTCCCGGTCATTTCGAGCAGCTCGACGACGACATGATCGCTGCGCTGATCGGAGAGGCGCGCACCGAGATGCTCTCCGGCATCGACGCGGGCCGGATCGCGGACGTGGCGGAGGCATTTCGGACCGTGATCGAGCTGACCGGGGAGAACGGCCTCGATGCCCTGCTCGACGAGGCGGTTCAGAACCGCTCGAAACTGGTCGCCTTCCTGCGTCACCTGAATCCGGCAAGGGACCGCCGCGCTTTCTATCGGACCGTTTTCGGCTTTGCCGAGGGCGATTCGCGGGACACGATCGTCGCTAGGGCGCTGAAGATCCTGCGCGCGAATGCACCCGTCATGCGCGAGGTTCTGGATGCCGCCGCCGGTGTCTCCGCGAAGACCGGTCGCGCCTTCGCCGAGGGCTTTCTCGCCGCGCTTGATGCCGACGACGCCTTCGCCGCCTTCGAGGAGTTGTTCTATACGAAGGCGGGAGCGCCGCGTTCCACCGGGACCCTCATGAAGGACAAGGCGGTACAGCAGGTTGCGGGATTCGAGGCCGCCCATGCGAGCGCCTTCGAGGCGATGCAGGAAGCGCGCGACCGCATCGCGCTGCTTGCCCAGATCGACAACACGCTTGCGGCGCTGACCATCGTTGATCGGCTCCTGTCCGGCTACGAAAGCCTGAAGCGGCGGCGCGGCTATCTCGATTTCGACGACCTGATCGAGCGCACGGCCAACCTTCTGGCGCGGCCGGATGTCGGCGAATGGGTGCGCTACAAGCTCGACCAGGGCATCGATCACATTCTCGTCGACGAGGCGCAGGACACCAGCCCGCGCCAGTGGCAGGTCATCCGCGCACTGTCCGACGAGTTCTTTGCCGGCGAAGGTGCACGTCAGGCGCGGCGCACCCTGTTCGCCGTCGGTGACGAGAAGCAGTCGATCTATTCCTTTCAGGGTGCCGATCCCGTGAGTTTCGGCGAGACCGGAGAGGCGGTGCGGCGGAAGGCGCGCGCCGTCTTCGGCGAGGAAGGCTTCCGCGACGTGCCGCTGGAAACCTCTTTCCGCTCCACCCAGGACGTCCTGAGCGCCGTCGACAAGGTGTTCGAGTTTGAGGCGAACCGTGCCGGTGTCGCCCTTTCGTCTGGCCCGATCCGCCACGTCTCGTTGCGAAAGGACCAGCCGGGGCGGGTCGAGATATGGCCGTTGGTCAAGGCCGAAAGGCAGGAAGAGCCGGAGGACTGGACCGCGCCGGTGGACGCGCCGCGTCCGCCCGCAGTCATCGTGGCCGAACGTATTGCCGATACGGTGTCACGCTGGATACGCGAGGGCGACATCATCGAGGGGCTCGGCCGTCCGGTAACGGCCGGCGACATACTGGTTCTTGTGCGCAGCCGAGACAGCTTCATTGTCACCCTGTCGCGCGCGCTGAAGGATCGCGGTGTCCAGGTCGCCGGCGCGGACCGGCTGAAGATGACCGACCACATTGCCGTGCTCGATCTGCTGGCGCTTGCCCGCTTTGTCCTTCAACCGGCCGACGATCTGTCGCTGGCGGCTCTCCTGCGCTCGCCCCTCTTCGACCTGTCCGAGGAAGCCTTGTTCGCGATTGCCCACGACCGCGGTTCGATGACCCTGTTCGAGTCGCTGGAAGTGGCGGCGGCAACCGATGACGCGCTTGCCGGCATCCATGCCACGCTGTCGCGCTGGCGCGAGCGTGCGGCGGCACTGCCGGTCTTCGAGTTCTATGCCTCGATCCTTTCCGGCGAGGGCGGCCGGGAGAAGCTTATCGGCCGTCTCGGCCCGGAAACGCCCGACATGCTCGACGAGTTCATGCGCTATGCACTGGCGCAGGAACGCGCCGGCCTGCCGGCTCTGCAGAACTTCGTTTCGGTCCTGGAAGCGGCCAGCCCGGTCATCAAGCGCGAGATGGATCCGTCACAGAACCAGGTCCGCATCATGACGGTGCATGGAGCCAAGGGGCTCGAGGCACCGGTGGTTTTTCTGGTCGATCGCGGCTCGGCTCCGCACAATTCGCGTCACGCAGACGGATTCCTGGAGATTCCCGTCGAGGACGGCGAGCCGGTCATCCTGTGGAACGCCGTATCGAAGCTGAAATCCCCGGTTTCCGAGGCCGCCAGGGCCGAGATCGCCCGCAAGGCCGAGGAGGAATATCGCCGCCTGCTCTATGTCGGCATGACGCGGGCCGCCGACCGCCTGATCGTTGCCGGTTACGCCGGGGTGAATGGTGGCGGCGACAACACGTGGCATGCCGTGGTCGAGCGCGCCCTCGCCCCGGAATCCGTGCCGGTCGCCTATCCGGATTTCGAGGCCCTGCGCTTTCAGGTCACAACCGCACCGCCACTGTCCGTGGAAGAAAGGAAGACCGAAAGCGCGCAGACTGTTCCGCTTCCGTCATGGTTTCGATCACGGGTTCCGTCGGAACCGCCCCTGCCGCGGCCGCTGGCCCCTTCGGGGGCATCCGGGATCGCCGTCGAGCGCGAACGGGACACCGCCGAAACAGCCGGTGCCCCGTCACTGCTTGCGGGCGCGGCCGACGATTCGCCGTCGCTCGCCGTGCGGCGCGGTATCGTCCTGCACCGGCTGCTCCAGATGCTGCCCTCGGTTCCGACCGGCGAGCGGCGGCGCAAGGCGGCCGAATACTGCCATCGTTTCGATCATCGCTGGGACGCGGAGGACATCGCCGATATCGTCGGCCAGGCCTTTGCCATTCTCGAGGATCCGGCCCACGCGCCCCTGTTCGGCGACAACACGGCCGCGGAGGTGCCGGTCATGGGCACCCTGACGATCGGCGGCGAGGAACGCGCGGTGTCCGGCGTTATCGACCGCATAGCCGTGACGGACGATCGCGTGCTGCTTGTCGACTACAAGACCAATGCCCATCCGCCTTCGGGGCCGCGGCAGGTGCCTGATGTCTATCTGCGCCAGATGGCACTTTATCGCGCGCTCGTCGCGCCGCTCTATCCGGACAGGCCGGTTGACGCCTACCTGCTCTACACCGCCGGGCCGCGCATGATTGCCCTGCCCGGCGAGTTGCTCGACGCGGCGCTGGATTCGCTCGCGCCATCGTGA
- the addB gene encoding double-strand break repair protein AddB, protein MVGYVQPRVYTVAPGVPFLPAVTRALCDGELVPGFRYGGDPLQLSTVSIYVPTRRAAREMRSAFLDHLGGSTILLPHIRPLGEFDEDAHFFDGDDAAVMDIPPAMDPTERQLLLGTLVRQWTKHLKIDVGRLYGEESIRTPVSAADAFWLARDLAALMDQFSTGQVQVTDIAGLDTAELPEWWKVTLAFLEIMRSEWPDILAERNALDPAEHRNRRLLAEALRLKRNPPQGPVVVAGSTGSIPATADLIATVARLPMGAVVLPGFDRDMDAESRDLLASDEDVSSVIGHPQYGLHKLAGRIGVAPDAVAPLGGEESEAMRMRRLWVAESLRPSAVTHRWTATRRAVADSAFENVSLLVAPNEHLEAAAIAAALREAIHRPEATAALVTPDRELARRVAAELARYGIVAADTGGTPAASTPQGRLLTLVLQTVFGASDPATLLALAKHPLVRLSAPPGDHAAIVSLFEMAILRGGTGRIGPRALVDLVRRRRAEAGRTDIRVSPWLKEVDDSGFDRLIAFAERFEAALEPLAGLAARDEEVSLEALVAATVRTLEALARDENGFHDALYDGEAGAMLRSFLSGLVAAEVPLFMTAAEWPQAVEALMADLAVKPAPGGHPRISIWGTLEARLQTVDLVVLGGLNEGVWPAQTRDDQFLTRGMKAGLGLEPPERRIGLAAHDFQMAMGQERVILSRSERAEGAPSIASRWWQRLTTFAGEEAVKRMTAEGNRWLEYARAMEEGIPARPAPRPNPAPPLAARPKSLSVTEVETLIRDPYAIYAKKVLRLRPVEELVRDPGAAERGSLFHAIFENVVKERVDPLGDHALDKTLEIARRLFDAEDLPPDIRAIWWPRLEAAAAGIVAWEAGRAASVEHRYAEVDADPVEVGATGVRLTGRADRMDLLPGGAVDIIDFKTGGQPSARMVKALLAPQLPLEGALLRRGAFGDLGAADPAAMLYVKIEARGEVRPVDVLKGEVDPVELSDAAWDKLAAMLAYYGIETNGYLAGRMPQKLRDRLGDYDHLARMHEWRSGGDGGDE, encoded by the coding sequence TTGGTCGGTTACGTCCAGCCGCGCGTCTATACCGTTGCTCCCGGCGTACCGTTTTTGCCGGCGGTTACGCGCGCCTTGTGCGATGGCGAACTAGTGCCCGGATTTCGCTACGGGGGCGATCCCCTCCAGTTGTCGACGGTTTCCATCTATGTGCCGACGCGGCGCGCGGCTCGCGAGATGCGCTCCGCCTTTCTCGATCACCTTGGCGGCAGCACCATCCTGCTACCGCACATCCGCCCGCTCGGCGAATTCGACGAGGATGCCCATTTCTTTGACGGTGACGACGCCGCGGTCATGGACATTCCTCCGGCCATGGACCCAACCGAGCGCCAGCTGCTCCTGGGAACGCTGGTTCGCCAGTGGACGAAGCACCTGAAGATCGATGTCGGCAGGCTCTATGGCGAGGAGTCGATCCGTACGCCGGTCTCCGCTGCGGATGCATTCTGGCTGGCGCGCGACCTCGCCGCCCTGATGGACCAGTTCTCCACCGGCCAGGTCCAGGTGACGGACATCGCCGGCCTCGATACCGCCGAGCTGCCGGAATGGTGGAAGGTGACGCTCGCCTTTCTCGAGATCATGCGAAGCGAGTGGCCGGACATCCTGGCGGAACGCAACGCGCTCGACCCGGCCGAGCACCGCAACCGCCGCCTGCTGGCCGAGGCGCTGAGGCTGAAGCGAAATCCGCCGCAAGGTCCGGTGGTGGTCGCCGGCTCGACCGGCTCGATCCCCGCCACGGCGGACCTGATCGCCACCGTCGCGCGCCTCCCCATGGGCGCGGTGGTCTTGCCCGGTTTCGACCGCGACATGGACGCCGAATCGCGTGACCTGCTGGCTTCCGACGAGGATGTGTCGTCCGTGATCGGACATCCGCAATATGGCCTGCACAAGCTCGCCGGTCGCATCGGCGTCGCGCCCGACGCCGTTGCGCCGCTTGGTGGCGAGGAGTCCGAAGCGATGCGCATGCGCCGCCTCTGGGTCGCCGAAAGCCTGCGGCCTTCGGCCGTGACGCACCGCTGGACGGCGACGCGCCGGGCGGTTGCCGATTCGGCCTTCGAGAATGTCTCCCTTCTGGTTGCGCCCAACGAGCATCTCGAGGCTGCAGCCATTGCAGCCGCGCTGCGGGAGGCGATCCACCGTCCGGAAGCCACCGCCGCGCTTGTCACGCCGGACCGCGAACTCGCCCGCCGCGTCGCTGCCGAACTGGCGCGATACGGAATCGTTGCGGCGGATACCGGCGGCACGCCGGCGGCTTCCACGCCCCAGGGGCGCCTGCTGACGTTGGTGCTGCAGACCGTTTTCGGCGCCAGCGATCCGGCGACGCTGCTGGCGCTCGCCAAGCATCCGCTGGTTCGCCTTTCCGCCCCTCCCGGGGATCATGCCGCCATTGTCTCGCTTTTCGAGATGGCGATCCTGCGCGGCGGCACCGGACGTATCGGTCCCCGGGCGCTGGTTGATCTTGTCCGTCGCCGCCGGGCGGAAGCCGGGCGCACCGATATCCGGGTCTCGCCCTGGCTGAAGGAGGTGGACGATTCGGGATTCGATCGCCTGATCGCCTTTGCGGAGAGGTTCGAGGCGGCGCTTGAGCCGCTGGCAGGGCTTGCGGCCCGTGACGAGGAGGTTTCGCTGGAAGCGCTCGTTGCCGCGACCGTCCGCACGCTGGAAGCGCTCGCTCGCGACGAGAACGGTTTTCATGATGCGCTCTATGACGGCGAGGCCGGCGCCATGCTCCGTTCCTTCCTGTCGGGTCTTGTCGCCGCCGAGGTGCCTCTCTTCATGACGGCAGCGGAGTGGCCTCAGGCCGTGGAGGCGCTGATGGCCGATCTCGCGGTCAAGCCCGCGCCCGGAGGCCATCCCCGAATCAGTATCTGGGGCACGCTGGAGGCTCGCCTGCAAACCGTCGACCTTGTGGTTCTGGGCGGCCTGAACGAGGGTGTCTGGCCGGCGCAGACGCGTGACGACCAGTTCCTGACCCGCGGCATGAAGGCCGGCCTGGGTCTCGAGCCGCCGGAGCGTCGGATCGGGCTGGCCGCGCACGATTTCCAGATGGCGATGGGGCAGGAACGCGTGATCCTGTCGCGGTCGGAACGCGCCGAGGGTGCGCCGTCCATCGCGTCGCGCTGGTGGCAGCGCCTGACGACCTTTGCCGGCGAAGAGGCGGTGAAACGGATGACGGCGGAAGGCAATCGCTGGCTCGAATACGCCCGCGCCATGGAAGAAGGAATTCCGGCCAGGCCGGCGCCTCGGCCGAACCCGGCGCCGCCGCTTGCCGCGCGTCCGAAATCGCTCTCCGTCACCGAGGTCGAGACCCTGATCCGCGATCCCTACGCGATCTATGCGAAGAAGGTTTTGCGCCTGCGACCGGTCGAGGAACTGGTGCGAGATCCCGGCGCCGCGGAGCGCGGTTCGCTGTTTCACGCCATATTCGAGAATGTCGTCAAGGAGCGCGTCGACCCGCTCGGTGATCACGCGCTCGACAAAACGCTGGAAATCGCTCGCCGGCTGTTCGATGCGGAAGACCTGCCGCCGGATATCCGCGCCATCTGGTGGCCGCGCCTCGAGGCCGCCGCGGCCGGTATCGTTGCCTGGGAGGCCGGGCGAGCTGCATCGGTCGAGCACCGGTATGCCGAGGTCGACGCCGATCCCGTGGAGGTCGGGGCGACCGGCGTTCGCCTGACCGGCCGCGCCGACCGCATGGACCTGCTGCCCGGCGGCGCGGTCGACATCATTGATTTCAAGACCGGCGGCCAGCCGTCCGCGAGGATGGTCAAGGCGCTGCTTGCGCCGCAATTGCCGCTGGAGGGCGCGCTGCTGCGCCGCGGCGCATTCGGGGATCTGGGCGCCGCCGATCCGGCCGCCATGCTCTACGTGAAGATCGAGGCGCGTGGAGAGGTCCGGCCGGTCGATGTGCTCAAGGGAGAGGTCGACCCTGTGGAACTGAGCGATGCCGCATGGGACAAGCTGGCGGCAATGCTTGCGTATTACGGTATCGAAACGAACGGCTATCTCGCCGGCAGAATGCCGCAGAAGCTGCGTGACCGGCTCGGTGACTACGATCACCTTGCCCGCATGCACGAATGGCGCTCGGGCGGGGACGGCGGCGATGAGTGA
- a CDS encoding nucleotidyltransferase family protein has translation MVGRISTAMVLAAGLGTRLRPITDTIPKPLVEVGGRTMLDRSLDLAVAAGVERAVVNVHYLADRIVAHCRGRERPEIVISDETDCLLETGGGVVRALPLLGGEPFLLLNADTFWVEMGRSNLAAMIEAFDPARMDIMLMLCRLSDTTGHVGGGDFLVDETGRLMRAADRSDPDALLYAGASIYNPAIFEGAAAEPHSLNLYYDRAQEAGRLFGHVMEDGHWFTVGTPEALPAAEARLRELGGASGN, from the coding sequence GTGGTCGGACGCATAAGCACCGCGATGGTCCTGGCGGCCGGACTCGGCACCCGGCTGCGTCCGATCACCGACACGATCCCGAAGCCGCTGGTCGAGGTCGGCGGCCGGACGATGCTCGACCGCAGCCTTGATCTCGCGGTCGCGGCCGGTGTGGAGCGGGCCGTGGTCAATGTCCACTACCTCGCCGACAGGATCGTTGCCCATTGCCGCGGGCGCGAAAGGCCGGAAATCGTCATCAGCGACGAGACGGACTGCCTGCTAGAGACCGGCGGAGGCGTGGTCAGGGCTTTGCCGCTCCTGGGCGGCGAGCCCTTCCTCCTGCTGAATGCCGATACCTTCTGGGTCGAGATGGGCAGGTCGAACCTTGCCGCCATGATCGAGGCGTTCGATCCGGCGCGTATGGACATCATGCTGATGCTTTGCCGGCTGTCGGACACCACCGGGCATGTTGGCGGCGGCGATTTCCTGGTGGACGAAACGGGCCGCCTCATGAGGGCGGCCGACAGGTCGGATCCCGATGCCCTCCTCTATGCCGGCGCCTCTATCTATAACCCGGCCATCTTCGAGGGCGCAGCCGCCGAACCGCATTCCCTCAATCTTTACTATGATCGCGCGCAGGAGGCCGGCCGGCTGTTCGGCCACGTCATGGAGGACGGTCACTGGTTCACCGTCGGTACGCCGGAAGCCCTGCCGGCGGCCGAGGCGAGGCTGAGGGAGCTCGGGGGCGCATCCGGCAATTGA